Within Babylonia areolata isolate BAREFJ2019XMU chromosome 3, ASM4173473v1, whole genome shotgun sequence, the genomic segment GCAGCAGCCTAGTCATGTATTTcagtattcatttacttgtttattcgtTTGCTGCTTTTTACCAGCAGCAATGAAAACATGCCGCTGTCGATGAATATCATTAATCATACTTAACAGAAAATCGCTGTTAGTGAACATTACCATTATAGCAGGAAAACGTGCTGTCGATGAACATTATCATTATAGCAGGAAAGCATGCTGTTAGTGAACATTACCATTATAGCAGGAAAGCATGCTGTTAGTGAACATTACCATTATAGCAGGAAAACGTGCTGTCGATGAACATTACCATTATAGTAGGAAAACGTGCTGTTCGTGAACATTACCATTATAGCAGGAAAACGTGATGTTAGTGAACATTACCATTATAGCAGGAAAACGTGCTGTTAGTGAACATTACCATTATAGCAGGAAAGCATGCTGTTAGTGAACATTACCATTATAGCAGGAAAACGTGCTGTTAGTGAACATTACCATTATAGCAGGAAAACGTGCTGTCGATGAACATTACCATTATAGCAGGAAAGCATGCTGTTAGTGAACATTACCATTATAGCAGGAAAACGTGCTGTTAGTGAACATTACCATTATAGCAGGAAAACGTGCTGTTAGTGAACATTACCATTATAGCAGGAAAGCATGCTGTTAGTGAACATTACCATTATAGCAGGAAAACGTGCTGTCGATGAACATTACCATTATAGCAGGAAAACGTGCTGTTAGTGAACATTACCATTATAGCAGGAAAGCATGCTGTTAGTGAACATTACCATTATAGCAGGAAAGCATGCTGTTAGTGAACATTACCATTATAGCAGGAAAGCATGCTGTTAGTGAACATTACCATTATAGCAGAAAAATGTACTGTCAATGAACGTTTATCATTGCAGAAAACATGCTAGCGGTGGGTTCCCggcgcaaaaaaaaacacatgttgaTGAATGTtgtttataataattataattacaactcacctttttcctcagcagtaagttcagttgtggcaggtccacttcctttgcattagctgtgcttgactatgtgtgtatacatacgtatgtgtacataactacatgcatatatatgaatgtgtattgtgtgtgcgtgtgtttatgtaagtttgtgcctgcctatgtgtgtgtatgtgttagggtagctgttagatacacatgtatgttaaaatgtatgtatgcaatgtgtgtgtgtgtgtgtgtgtgtgtgtagtcacattttggtgtgtgtatgtaacatagatgtaatgttttatgttaacaaaagtgtttttgtaaagcacctagagcagatttctggatagtgtgctatataagtatccattattattattattattattataaattacTCCAATAAATTATGCTACCTGGGTGAACAGTAAACATGACGGTCTTTTTTATCTCCACCTGTGAACAGGAACGAGCACAGGCCCCTCAGTGTCCAACGGGGCGGCGGTTCCCGGCACGGATCCCCAGACAGAAACGTCCACCGTgaagcgcttggtggagcgggtgGTGGTGCCACTGATGCTGATGACCACCACACCCAACGCCGTCATCCTCATGTGGTTCTGCGCCAAGCACTGTGACGGCAGCTATGCCTGCATCGGCGCCATTTTTCGGGAACGGTGAGTCAGTATTGTcgtagcgtattgtattgtattgttgctcCGTCAAAGCACATCTGTCTTGGGGTGGTGTTTTCTTTCTAAGATAAGttcgtgtggtgggggtgggatcgGAACTGgtcagtgagacaaggatgtcatacataagtagagagagacaggaaagaatgaaaataaaagaacaaacctGAAGAGCATAATAACAACCCTTTTCGGGGCTTTTGATCAGTGAAATCTACCTTGACAAATTTAAAATTGAAGTTAAGTCGAACGAAATAGTGGAAGAAGCACAAAGATACTTTGCATAAGAATAATAACGAAATGAAACCGAGTCCGTCCTTTGAAGACAGTAACCGGGAACTACATAAAGCCTTGTGAAAGAGAGCAACCGCTTCTTCAAACTCCAGGTTTGTAGCGTGTAGGCTTGTCAAACGTCTGAGCAGTGCCTTTTACAGCATGTAGAGTCGGGTATTGGTTAATGAATATCAGTGTGACTTCAGCTAGTGAGCACACACCTTCGCTCTCATCTGGTTACGCGCTTGGGTTCTGGTGGGGTGAAGGTATTTTTggagagaatgaagaaaaaaatgtaaaataggTTCTCACGGTGAATCTGATCAAGAGACAACATTTGCATTTCAGCGGTGTTCCATATCTCTGCTGGAGAAATAATTCACAATCCATTGACTTCCCAACACTATGAAGaataatatatttatatacagaagaaaaaaaaaatcaagaatgaAGCAAAACGGAGAAATATTTTCTCAAAGAAAATGTATTAGTTTCTGACAAACAACTGATCTTTCCACAAAATGTGCTTGGGAAACCGACAAGTTGCAAGGGAGGTCAAAATGTGTAGACAGGTGGAGTGGTCAGCTGAGATCTATCATGACGAAAACAGTGCCAGGCACCGAGTTGTGGCACAGTGGAAGCGTTGTGTTTTGTAACACTTACTTCTGTCTTCATAGACATATTTAATTAAGCTTACAAAGAGAAAGATGGGAGGGGGTATCTTTACGCGCCGTGGCCAATTTGTCAGATTAAAGTGCGTAACGTCCTACTGTGTTTGAAGGCCAGCATGGGACCATAGTTTGAGATGTTTTGTCAATGAAGGATACGTACTTTGATATTTCCTCGTCGTTGGACGCAATGAGGCAGTCAAAGCGCTCCATTCTGTGCGGTCCTCGGCCAGATTGCTGGTTTCAtgccatcgtctgtcaacaaatAATATGAGGTCTCTCTCCGATGTTCGCTGCCAGTCTATCTTGGGCCGTCCTTTCTTCGGTAGATAGGTAAGTGTCCAGTTAGGGTTTGGCATGCGATTCCTGTCGCGGAGAGCCTCAGTACTTGACCCAGCCAGCGGAGATGTCGTTTGCGAAGAAGGTTGACACGAGGTCAATGAGATATCTCTCTGACTTTTTCTTTTGAGATACATCACGCCATTTGATACCAAATTCCTGTCCACGCTCCTCTACAGATGCGAATCTTGGCAGCTAAACACCACACAGGAGGAAAATGAATGGGGTGCCTTTGTTGATACCTTTGACACCaaatgcttccgcaagatcctcaGTTGACATCCTTGACGGAAACAGCTtcatttaaagaagaaaaagaaaaaaagaggtcttTTCAATCTGTGTTCTGTCGACAAACTCTCTGCTTCACATAGTGGGATAAACATAGGACCAAGTGTGAAAATTAGGGGGCTGTGGTTAAACTTCCGTTTGGTATTCATGATATACACAAAAGGGTCTCCTCCTcgtgccccccctcgccccccctccccgtcttgtCTGACATACTGATACACTCTAGTGACGCTTATCGCATCGTCAATTGCAGTCTGTTCGGACATCCCGAACAAGAGCCTTTTAACATGGACACTGAGATGTGTGTGAACCACCATGTCCGTGACAGTACTAAAGTCTGCTCCTTGTTTGTCAAGGTCAAGTGGACAACACtgattattgagagagagagagagagagagagagagagagagagagagatacagatgaaAAGGACACAGTGCGTGACTCAGCCACGTGTCAGCAGAACTAACTACATTCCGGTTTAACGTTGAGAAATTTCTCGCGATATATAGCCGACGGGGATAATTCTCCcagaagactgtgtgtgtgtgtgtgtgtgtgtgtgtgtgtgtgtgtgtgtgtgtgtgtgtgtgtcggtcggtcggtcggtcggtcctCGGGgatgtctgtgagtttgtgtgtgtgaatgtgtgtttgtttgtctgtggctcttgtgtgtgcgtgtgtgtgtgcgtgtgtaggtctGGATGCATGGCTGTGATTGTACGTTCTTAAATTTAAAGTGATTTGTCGCAGATCTGTGATTGGAGGCCTGGCGTACATCTGGAGTCACGTGAACTGGCCGTCAGCTGTGGTGGTGTGGATCCTGGTGGGCTACTCGCTGCTGGCTCTGGCTCTGATGCGCCTGGTGCCGGGACAGACCGTGTACGGTCCGCTGACTCCTAAAGGGAACCGCCCCCAGTACACCGACAACGGCTTTGCCTGCTTCCTCATCACTAtcaccctcttcttcctcctgacGGCCGTCTGCAAGACCTTCTTCTCCGTGTCGCCCACCATTGTCTATGACCGTTTTGACGAGGTGCTGGTGCTGCTCAACTTCTTCAGCCTGGTCTTCTGCCTGGCGCTGTACGTCAAGGGGCTGGTGGCGCCCTCCAGCACGGACTCGGGGTCCTCGGGCAACTTCATCTTTGACTACTACTGGGGCACGGAGCTGTACCCGCGCGTGCTGGGCTTTGACGTCAAGGTGTTCACCAACTGCCGCTTCGGCATGACGGTGTGGCCTCTGCTGGTCTGCATCTTCGCCCTCAAGTCGTACGAGCTGCATGGGCTGGTGGACAGCATGCTGGTGTCGGCCGTGCTGCAGATGATCTACTTCACCAAGTTCTTCTGGTGGGAGGCGGGCTACATGTGCACCATCGACATCATGGTGGACCGTGCCGGCTACTACATCTGCTGGGGGTGCCTGGTGTTCGTTCCGGGCTTTTACACCTCCCCGTCCCTTTACCTGGTCAACCAGCCCACCGTGCTAGGCCTGCCACTGTCCCTCCTCATCCTAAGTGTGGGCGCCCTGGCCATCTACGTCAACTACAACGCCGACGAGCAGAAACTGGCGGTGCGCAACTCCAACGGTGAGTGTCAGGTGTGGGGCCGGAAACCCGTCATCATCCGCGCCAACTACCGGCTGGAGTCCGGGGAGAAGAAGGAGTCCATCCTGCTGGCGTCAGGCTGGTGGGGGCTGGCCCGCCACTTCCACTACCTGCCCGAGATCCTGCTGGCCCTATGCTGGTCGCTGCCCGCGCTTTTCCGCAGCCTGATGCCCTACACCTACGTCATCTTCCTCACCGTCCTCCTCGTGCACCGCAGTTTCCGTGATGACACTAAGTGCCAGGTCAAGTACGGCCGTTTCTGGGCTCAGTACAAGGAGAAAGTGCCTTTCAAAATCCTGCCCTACATCTTTTGATGACCGCTGTGCAGCTGCCTGGGGAATTTGTGCGtctaggtttgttttttttgttttttgtttttctttgtttatcagcAGAGTATTCCTCCGTCTTTTTTGACGATGGAGCAGTCTTaagtattgtgggttttttttttattcagtcagGGAGTTGGTGGACCTTGCGCATGTGGCTAGCTTTGCCGTGTGTCGCCTTGCAGCGTGGACCGCCACTTGGGGGCTCAGGGCTTGCGTCATATTTCTGTGATGTCACCGTATTCAGTTTAGACCAGGACGGCTTCGTGATCCGactctttggtggtggtggtggtggtggtggtggtggtcatgataaaGTTGATGATATGGATAAATAGCTGCTGTTATTTGCTGGAAGGTATTGAAGCAGCCAAAtacccccacaaacacaaactGTTTCAAATATGCACGGTCAGCcatgcatacacacgtacgcaaacaTATTAGAGCCTTCTACCCCTACGCACCTCCAACATCACACaatacaccccacccctacctgcTGTAAACGTACAGACTGGTGGCCCACTGAAGTCTGAAGATGACACCTGGCTCCTCCACCACTGATGCCCTAAGATAATGGTTTTGCTTTCGTGCCACGCCTTGGaattattcattattcatgataGGAAGTGAGGCGACTTCCGtatgtctgcgtgcgcgcgcgtgtgtgtgtgtgtgtgtttgtgcgcgcgcgcgcgcgcgtgtgtgtgtgtgtgtgtgtgtgtgtgtgtgtgtgtgtgtgtgtgtgcgcgcgctatgaTCATAACGAAAAATGAATTATTCCCCcacgccccttttttttttttttttgtttgatttttgttctaATGATAGGAAGGCAGTACGTCGCTCACGTTTTCGTAGCTGTCATTCGGTGCAGAACATTCACAGCACATCttgaataaaatatttttttaagatatagaagaaagaagaaaattacgCATATTAGGTTGACTGAATACTCCTTGTTCGGACGGGCGTCTTGGTATCCTCAATtcatttataaaaacaaaaaacaacaaacaaaaaaaaacccagctcggCGACCTTCGGACGTCGTTTCAAACCGTAGAAGCTCAACCAGCGGAACCCTCCTCCGTCCGCTATGCTTCAAGTCCAATTGAGCTCGAGTTAATGAaaggtaatgattttttttaaaaatatatatatcataaaatcATACCATTGTCTATGTcatcgtggcagaatcggttagacaTTGGAAATCTGATGCAGTGTTCGCCACTAGTCAGGGTTCGAAGCCACGTCAGTTGTTGTGTCCTTGGCAAAAAGGAAAGGCACTTAACTCCGATTTTCATCTATCCGTTTACACCCTGTTTACCTGAAATCGgttgggggaaggttaaaacggcggaaggaaagGATTGGGCTCCGCGTTCTTATgctgagccctaaacacagtgggtaCAAGTTCACTCCCCCGATGGCTGGAAAAGGCTAGGGGGGTTTTAACATTTCTATGTAAATTCTTTGTAACTATGACATCGGACTCGGGGTTGAGCTAAAAACAGTACTGGTCGTTTGCTCATGGACACTTCGCTTGGGACCGTAGATCAGATGTTTATTTCAATACGTGTCAACATTTTATTTAGTGGTGTGTTTATATTTTAAATGAGTGAATGTTAATCAGttcttgtttctgtgttgtttctttgttggtgttttcttttAATAGAAAGTGTGTATGAGGTTTGGTACATCGGGTTAAACACCATTTTGAACTGGTCACTATAATAAGCAAAACTGTTCAGTTCCGATTTTATTTGAGGGACCTTTTATTTCACATTCTAATCTTCGCATGCTGCTCTAATGTCTTGTGCATTAGAAATTCTTCTTTATCTTTCAAGAAACAACCTTATCAATAACTTTTTTAACCGGTAGGTTTTAATTCTAAACTATGCAATTCTTCCTTGCCACAATTTTTGTGCCTTTCCCGTAAGAGTGGAGCTCGTGATGGTGCCTTTGCTGTTGATAGGTACATATGACGTGGTCATGTCAGTGTGAGATTTTCGCCATATCGGTGGTTTCATATGGACTTTTTCTTGTTTGGGTCGAGGATTAAATTGTGGTTCTCACGAAGCTCGTTTTCGTATGTGACCGTCATGCAATGCATCAAAGGAGGatatgctccgtgtgtgt encodes:
- the LOC143280082 gene encoding uncharacterized protein LOC143280082; translated protein: MATARMKNGTEHVQRNGHVDTDREGTSTGPSVSNGAAVPGTDPQTETSTVKRLVERVVVPLMLMTTTPNAVILMWFCAKHCDGSYACIGAIFRERSVIGGLAYIWSHVNWPSAVVVWILVGYSLLALALMRLVPGQTVYGPLTPKGNRPQYTDNGFACFLITITLFFLLTAVCKTFFSVSPTIVYDRFDEVLVLLNFFSLVFCLALYVKGLVAPSSTDSGSSGNFIFDYYWGTELYPRVLGFDVKVFTNCRFGMTVWPLLVCIFALKSYELHGLVDSMLVSAVLQMIYFTKFFWWEAGYMCTIDIMVDRAGYYICWGCLVFVPGFYTSPSLYLVNQPTVLGLPLSLLILSVGALAIYVNYNADEQKLAVRNSNGECQVWGRKPVIIRANYRLESGEKKESILLASGWWGLARHFHYLPEILLALCWSLPALFRSLMPYTYVIFLTVLLVHRSFRDDTKCQVKYGRFWAQYKEKVPFKILPYIF